GTCCAGAGAACCTTGAGGCATGTACTCATAAACTAGTGCTCTCCTCATTTCCTCTGAGCAGAATCCCATGAGGCGCACCACATTAACGTGATGGATCCTACCGATGATGGAGACTTCATTGATGAAATCTTCTCCATTGCAGTTAGGATTGCCCTCTAGCATCTTGACAGCGACATGAACATTGCCTGGCAATAGCACACCCTTGAAGACAGAGCCGTAGCCTCCCTGGCCCAGCTTATCTCTGAAATGGCTTGTAATTGCTGTGATGTCGGTGTAGGCATACCTCATTGGACCTAGCATTTGTTGCTTTCGGAGGAACTTCTCGACAGCATCGATCGTGATCCTCGTTTTCCAATACTTGTGGGCGAGGAAGATCAACACAGCCAGTGGTGCCAACACGAACCTGCATAACACTGAATAAACAAGTTTATATAGGGTTTAGTGGGTACATGATTGCATAGATGTGATGATGAACAAACTGCAATAAAGAGCAACAACTCTGAGTTACCTGCTAGCCACTTCAGAATCCAGaagatgattattatgatgtaaCCGGGAACACCTGTATTAAATACACAATAATCCAAGAAAATCCATCAGCCAGAAGACTGTATGTAATAAGTCGCTTGATGCCCTCACTCGACACTGGCACTTCATAGAAGGGGCTGCAATACCAATACAATAAAGGGAATGAAAGAGGGGCTCATCAGTTTTGGGATAAGATAGCCAGGTACGGGAAACAAATACAACCATGGTATATACATATCTCAAAATCCTGAACTCACCGAACAATGTCTCTTAGGCATCCCTTGATGGTCTCCCTAGTATAtctcaaaggaaaataaacagcAAATCCAGTCCTCATGGATTTCACAACATCTGCATAACTTGCATTTTCTAGCGTCGGACTGTCCCAAGGTCGAGGAGTCACGGCCAAGTACCCACAAGAAGGTTGAAGGTACTCCATGTATGTAGATCTGAGGCCAGTTAGCACGTAAACAAAAGAATCGTTGGTGCTTAGGCAAGCAACAGGCATGTACGTACCAGTGCCCTTTACTTCCTGAGAGCATTTTACAAAGCAAGCCCGAGTATCTACAAGGGGGTCCAATTCGACTTCCATGTTGTCGTATGGGTATGGAGGATTCCACCGAGGTAGAGGGCAGCTGTTGTGTAAATCCAAGTCGGCATCAACAACCCAGAAGGAAAAATTACTGTAGTTGATACCAGACACATAGTAAGTTGCACCGCCGATGCATATCGTAGCCTTGGTATCACTGCAAACCAGCTCGTAAGATCGATAGCCGCACCCAGGTGGATCACTTGCCCGACGAAATGGAGACGATATGTTTCCAAGAAGACCGCACGACAAAGAAGGACAATCAGGCTGATGGTGCCGCCCTTCCACCTGATTTCCAGCAAGAACTGCAAGCACATACAAGGCAGTTAAGGCCCTGAGAGCAGCAGGCATCGCCCTGGCAGACTGGTTCACAAAAGCACAGACGTGCAAATGAATGGCCAGATAAGGGAGTGACTGTCAAAGTTAAAAATAAAACTCCAAAGGAGAGCCATTGAATGCCAACTAGTGCCTCTACATGACTGTGATGTTGCTGGCTGGGAGAGTTAGATATTTGCTGCCAATTAAAGTTGGGTGATTAACTGATTACATACCGGCTACTGGCCCATCTATGTGATGTGATGTTCTTCACTCCGGACCACTTGATTAACGGAAGAGTCGTGTACTACAATGTCATCCTTTAGTGGTCCAAGCCTATCCTAGTCACAGTAACATGGAATTTAGTGCCTTATATGACAATGACAAATAACAAGGACGAAAAAATTGGCAGCTAAGAAAATATCATTCATTTGAGATATTGAATATTACTCAGTTAGCAATTCTGTCAATGACTAATGCCGATCTAATTCcttattttagttgaactaatTGCCTAAACCCCTCCTATATAAAAACTACCACTACTGCTTTGTCTAGTACAACCCGTCATGAGGTAGTACAAACTGTGTCTTTTATATTGTTTGATACTAGTACAACCCGTCATGAGATAGTGAGTCGTTCATACAAAGCCATGTGTGATTTTTATATTGTTTGATACTAGTAGTACAAACCATAAAGAGCAGGGAATGGTGGAAGAAGAAAAATATAGGTCAATCATTCAAAAAACAGAGTCATGAGGTAGTAAGAGCATTTACAGCCAGACTTGGCAAATCCAGCCTCTTAAAAGCCTGCAGATGCGCTCGACGCGTCTGCGGACACTAACCGGTCACACCTTGAAATTTTCCTTCTCACAGTCGGACATCTCAATTAGCATATACCTCAAATCCATACGAAGTCATGCAATGTACGTAAACAATGCAACACACATCGTCCGGCTACTAGTTCAGAACATGCCATCGGACTACCAAAATTTGGCATGTTCTACCTACATACTAGCTATGAAGAAGATCATCCACAACTGCCCTTGCCCTTATTGACACCCTTGTCGTCCTTCTCGAGGAAGTAGCGGTAAAAACGTAATATGGATCAAGCCGGATCTGCTATATCGGCTAGCTTGTCCCAAGAGAAACTCTTCTTGGCTGAGAAGATGTACTTGTCCAGAGAACCTTGAGGCATGTACTCATAAACTAGTGCTCTCCTCATTTCCTCTGAGCAGAATCCCATGAGGCGCACCACATTAACGTGATGGATCCTACCGATGATGGAGACTTCATTGATGAAATCTTCTCCATTGCAGTTAGGATTGCCCTCTAGCATCTTGACAGCGACATGAACATTGCCTGGCAATAGCACACCCTTGAACACAGAGCCGTAGCCTCCCTGGCCCAGCTTATCTCTGAAATGGCTTGTAATTGCTGTGATGTCGGTGTAGGCATACCTCATTGGACCTAGCATTTGTTGCTTTCGGAGGAACTTCTCGACAGCATCGATCGTGATCCTCGTTTTCCAATACTTGTGGGCGAGGAAGATCAACACAGCCAGTGGTGCCAACACGAACCTGCATAACACTGAATAAACAAGTTTATATAGGGTTTAGTGGGTACATGATTGCATAGATGTGATGATGAACAAACTGCAATAAAGAGCACAAACTCTGAGTTACCTGCTAGCCACTTCAGAATCCAGaagatgattattatgatgtaaCCGGGAACACCTGTATTAAATACACAATAATCCAAGAAAATCCATCAGCCAGAAGACTGTATGTAATAAGTCGCTTGCTGCCCTCACTCGACACTGGCACTTCATAGAAGGGGCTGCAATACCAATACAATAAAGGGAATGAAAGAGGGGCTCATCAGTTTTGGGATAAGATAGCCAGGTACGGGAAACAAATACAACCATGGTATATACATATCTCAAAATCCTGAACTCACCGAACAATGTCTCTTAGGCATCCCTTGATGGTCTCCCTAGTATAtctcaaaggaaaataaacagcAAATCCAGTCCTCATGGATTTCACAACATCTGCATAACTTGCATTTTCTAGCGTCGGACTGTCCCAAGGTCGAGGAGTCACGGCCAAGTACCCACAAGAAGGTTGAAGGTACTCCATGTATGTAGATCTGAGGCCAGTTAGCACGTAAACAAAAGAATCGTTGGTGCTTAGGCAAGCAACAGGCATGTACGTACCAGTGCCCTTTACTTCCTGAGAGCATTTTACAAAGCAAGCCCGAGTATCTACAAGGGGGTCCAATTCGACTTCCATGTTGTCGTGTGGGTATGGAGGATTCCACCGAGGTAGAGGGCAGCTGTTGTGTAAATCCAAGTCGGCATCAACAACCCAGAAGGAAAAATTACTGTAGTTGATACCAGACACATAGTAAGTTGCACCGCCGATGCATATCGTAGCCTTGGTATCACTGCAAACCAGCTCGTAAGATCGATAGCCGCACCCAGGTGGATCACTTGCCCGACGAAATGGAGACGATATGTTTCCAAGAAGACCACACGAGAAAGATGGACAATCAGGCTGATGGTGCCGCCCTTCCACCTGATTTCCAGCAAGAACTGCAAGCACATACAAGACACTTAAGGCCCTGAGAGCAGCAGGCATCGCCATGGCAGACTGGTTCACAGAAGCATAGACGTGCAAATGAATGGCCAGATAAGGGAGTGACTGTCAAAGTTAAAAATAAAACTCCAAAGGAGAGCCATTGAATGCCAACTAGTGCCTCTACATGACTGTGATGTTGCTGGCTGGGAGACTTAGATATTTGCTGCCAATTAAAGTTGGGTGATTAACTGATTACATACCGGCTACTGGCCCATCTATGTGATGTGATGTTCTTCACTCCGGACCACTTGATTAACGGAAGAGTCGTGTACTACAATGTCATCCTTTAGTGGTCCAAGCCTATCCTAGTCACAGTAACATGGAATTTAGTGCCTTATATGACAATGACAAATAACAAGGACGAAAAAATTGGCAGCTAAGAAAATACCATTCATTTGAGATATTGAGTATTACTCAGTTAGCAATTCTGTCAATGACTAATGCCGATCTAATTCcttattttagttgaactaatTGCCTAAACCCTTCCTATATAAAAACTACCACTACTGCTTTGTCTAGTACAACCCGTCATGAGGTAGTACAAACTGTGTCTTTTATATTGTTTGATACTAGTACAACCCGTCATGAGATAGTGAGTCGTTCATACAAAGCCATGTGTGATTTTTATATTGTTTGATACTAGTAGTACAAACCATAAAGAGCAGGGAATGGTGGAAGAAGAAAAATATAGGTCAATCATTCAAAAAACGGAGTCATGAGGTAGTAAGAGCATTTACAGCCAGACTTGGCAAATCCAGCCTCTTAAAAGCCTGCATATGCGCTCGACGCGTCTGCGGACACTAACCGGTCACACCTTGAAATTTTCCTTCTCACAGTCGGACATCTGAATTGGCATATAACTCAAATCCATACGAAGTCATGCAATGTACGTAAACAATGCAACACACATCGTCCGGCTACTAGTTCAGAACATGCCATCGGACTACCAAAATTTGGCATGTTCTACCTACATACTAGCTATGAAGAAGATCATCCACAACTGCCCTTGCCCTTATCGACACCCTTGTCGTCCTTCTCGAGGAAGTAGCGGTAAAAAACGTAATATGGATCAAGCCGGATCTGCTATATCGGCTAGCTTGTCCCAGGAGAAACTCTTCTTGGCTGAGAAGATGTACTTGTCCAGAGAACCTTGAGGCATGTACTCATAAACTAGTGCTCTCCTCATTTCCTCTGAGCAGAATCCCATGAGGCGCACCACATTAACGTGATGGATCCTACCGATGATGGAGACTTCATTGATGAAATCTTCTCCATTGCAGTTAGGATTGCCCTCTAGCATCTTGACAGCGACATGAACATTGCCTGGCAATAGCACACCCTTGAACACAGAGCCGTAGCCTCCCTGGCCCAGCTTATCTCTGAAATGGCTTGTAATTGCTGTGATGTCGGTGTAGGCATACCTCATTGGACCTAGCATTTGTTGCTTTCGGAGGAACTTCTCGACAGCATCGATCGTGATCCTCGTTTTCCAATACTTGTGGGCGAGGAAGATCAACACAGCCAGTGGTGCCAACACGAACCTGCATAACACTGAATAAACAAGTTTATATAGGGTTTAGTGGGTACATGATTGC
The Aegilops tauschii subsp. strangulata cultivar AL8/78 chromosome 3, Aet v6.0, whole genome shotgun sequence genome window above contains:
- the LOC120976342 gene encoding LOW QUALITY PROTEIN: LEAF RUST 10 DISEASE-RESISTANCEUS RECEPTOR-LIKE PROTEIN KINASE-like 2.4 (The sequence of the model RefSeq protein was modified relative to this genomic sequence to represent the inferred CDS: deleted 2 bases in 1 codon; substituted 1 base at 1 genomic stop codon) → MSDCEKENFKSLPYLAIHLHVCAFVNQSARAMPAALRALTALYVLAVLAGNQVEGRHHQPDCPSLSCGLLGNISSPFRRASDPPGCGYRSYELVCSDTKATICIGGATYYVSGINYSNFSFWVVDADLDLHNSCPLPRWNPPYPYDNMEVELDPLVDTRACFVKCSQEVKGTGTYMPVACLSTNDSFVYVLTGLRSTYMEYLQPSCGYLAVTPRPWDSPTLENASYADVVKSMRTGFAVYFPLRYTRETIKGCLRDIVRXVQDFEILSSEGIKRLITYSLLADGFSWYCVFNTGVPGYIIIIIFWILKWLAVLCRFVLAPLAVLIFLAHKYWKTRITIDAVEKFLRKQQMLGPMRYAYTDITAITSHFRDKLGQGGYGSVFKGVLLPGNVHVAVKMLEGNPNCNGEDFINEVSIIGRIHHVNVVRLMGFCSEEMRRALVYEYMPQGSLDKYIFSAKKSFSWDKLADIADPA
- the LOC141020885 gene encoding uncharacterized protein, giving the protein MAMPAALRALSVLYVLAVLAGNQVEGRHHQPDCPSFSCGLLGNISSPFRRASDPPGCGYRSYELVCSDTKATICIGGATYYVSGINYSNFSFWVVDADLDLHNSCPLPRWNPPYPHDNMEVELDPLVDTRACFVKCSQEVKGTGTYMPVACLSTNDSFVYVLTGLRSTYMEYLQPSCGYLAVTPRPWDSPTLENASYADVVKSMRTGFAVYFPLRYTRETIKGCLRDIVR
- the LOC141042585 gene encoding rust resistance kinase Lr10-like; its protein translation is TLYKLVYSVLCRFVLAPLAVLIFLAHKYWKTRITIDAVEKFLRKQQMLGPMRYAYTDITAITSHFRDKLGQGGYGSVFKGVLLPGNVHVAVKMLEGNPNCNGEDFINEVSIIGRIHHVNVVRLMGFCSEEMRRALVYEYMPQGSLDKYIFSAKKSFSWDKLADIADPA